One window of the Emticicia oligotrophica DSM 17448 genome contains the following:
- the traK gene encoding conjugative transposon protein TraK gives MKSLHNIETSFQLTKTIAIVAVLASLIYSLVITFLYFKNANESAERVYIMSSGAAIEAFSSNVRENRPAEVRHHLKRLHELFFTISPDPKSIERNLEKAYYYGDASIKKLYEAYSEKQYYYDLISANASQEINIDSVYVDMKDYPFTAKCYSTIRINRATTKTTRTLVTDCTIMEINRSDNNPHGLMVQNWRVVENKDVKAEDNF, from the coding sequence ATGAAATCACTTCACAACATCGAAACAAGTTTTCAATTGACTAAGACCATAGCCATTGTAGCAGTTTTAGCATCGTTGATATATTCATTGGTCATAACTTTTTTGTATTTCAAAAATGCAAATGAGTCCGCCGAAAGGGTTTATATTATGTCTTCTGGGGCAGCCATTGAGGCATTTTCATCTAATGTAAGAGAAAATCGCCCTGCCGAGGTTCGACATCATCTAAAACGTTTGCATGAACTTTTCTTTACGATTTCACCTGACCCTAAAAGCATCGAGCGAAATTTAGAAAAAGCTTATTATTATGGTGATGCCAGTATCAAAAAATTATATGAGGCTTACTCCGAAAAACAATATTACTACGATTTAATTTCTGCTAATGCCTCACAAGAAATTAATATTGATTCAGTATATGTTGATATGAAAGATTACCCATTTACTGCAAAATGTTATTCGACAATAAGAATAAATCGAGCAACGACCAAAACCACCAGAACCTTAGTTACTGACTGTACAATCATGGAAATAAATCGGAGTGATAACAATCCACATGGTTTGATGGTACAAAACTGGCGAGTAGTTGAAAATAAAGATGTTAAGGCTGAAGATAACTTTTAA
- a CDS encoding transposase: protein MDLSTDVIKLIETTFQELKNSMANDYKGLIDIGRAIGGIGALIYIITKIWSALIRSEPIDFVPLIRPFIILQLITFSNAFCESLDSIGEGVLKISNTSVGQMSIKIQEAIKKREQALQQGNENSKDKNGATFNDQDKITDVSAFSFLSELGAAYDQFVGKIELVIDKFLIDIFSVIHDVCYILMILISAFFRLLLRVVAPIAFGMAIWDGFTNNIFEWVGKYLNYTLLPFAAGIYTTIISKIEVIYLTAQLQDYVNNGEDSVTGILILMILSILGYFFVPTAANMIISVGGVSQVTSGLGRMAASTITTTKRETIGRFSRR from the coding sequence ATGGATTTATCAACGGATGTTATAAAACTAATCGAAACAACTTTCCAAGAGTTAAAAAATTCGATGGCAAATGATTATAAAGGTTTAATTGATATTGGACGAGCCATTGGAGGAATAGGAGCTTTGATTTATATTATTACCAAAATATGGAGTGCTTTAATTAGAAGCGAACCTATTGATTTTGTTCCATTAATTAGACCATTTATTATACTTCAATTAATAACTTTTTCAAATGCTTTTTGCGAATCCTTGGATAGCATAGGGGAGGGAGTACTCAAAATTTCTAATACAAGTGTTGGGCAAATGTCAATAAAAATACAGGAAGCCATCAAAAAACGAGAGCAAGCACTACAACAAGGTAATGAAAATAGTAAAGATAAAAATGGGGCAACTTTTAACGACCAAGATAAAATAACCGATGTGAGTGCTTTCTCATTTTTATCGGAATTAGGGGCTGCCTATGACCAGTTTGTTGGAAAAATTGAATTGGTTATTGATAAGTTCTTAATAGATATTTTTAGTGTTATCCATGATGTTTGCTATATTTTGATGATTTTGATAAGTGCTTTTTTCAGGCTATTGCTTCGGGTTGTAGCACCCATTGCATTCGGAATGGCCATTTGGGATGGTTTTACTAATAATATTTTTGAGTGGGTTGGTAAATACCTAAATTATACATTGCTCCCTTTTGCTGCTGGAATTTATACAACTATCATTTCTAAAATAGAGGTTATTTACTTGACAGCCCAACTACAAGATTATGTCAATAATGGTGAAGATTCAGTTACAGGTATCTTAATTTTAATGATACTCAGTATTTTAGGGTATTTCTTTGTACCAACTGCAGCCAATATGATAATCAGCGTTGGAGGTGTTAGTCAAGTAACTTCTGGGCTTGGAAGAATGGCTGCAAGCACCATCACTACTACAAAACGAGAAACAATCGGTAGATTTTCAAGAAGATAA
- a CDS encoding TraG family conjugative transposon ATPase, which produces MSSVFNLEDKFPILAIEENQVISKMADITLCFEVEMPEIFSLSETDYDYLTALWERAIAVLPVHTVLHKQNWYIEEKYHPNYDADYLLKAKIIAHANERHFANRPFLSNKCYLFLTKTTAAIEKNICTSSNLFKSRAVPKSQLNEKDKREFYEAVGQFITIIKESGFYKIDEIGGEEISRIHQNYINLSYSADSISDIDPHQFKIGGNHCKVLSISQLEDFPSTISNQNKLERYCTDKTYIGVSLGANLGILLPFSHIYNQIIVIIDHNELLQKLNQDIRRFTSLSTYSKENLINRDFKETFVETSIAENERAVAVHANVLIWDKDINVLEDNRSMASAAITKMGFKARQAEYDGFLLYWNCIPGNAADIGKDNLSTVFRGQAVCLMALEANYKDAMLNQFQGNPQGMVVTDRLSGIPLMLDVFDEPMKKGLVTNRNVMIVGPSGSGKSFLTNNLMYYLYERGSHITIVDTGNSYKRLCELVGGRYITYDEKKPIAFNPFHIQTLFPDLETKENLVTILEALWKGEDSSISTSENTTLDDMVVRFYETLVDLKQKGKQFFVDFNLFFDYCNEVYPTVFNKNDGREKEFDLKNFLYIMRRYYKNGQYGYLLNSRENFNIEEHPFVIFELDNIKDHPVLFPITSIIIMNAYAQKLVKMKGFYKFLVIEEAWKAVSNPAFAQFMKWVSKTARKHGGGLVTVTQEYQDLTSELVKDAIINNSPTKVLLDFSRYKNYIQDVANTLGLSRAETDMLLSVNQSNDAARKYKEFFITFGGNLSKVFGLEVSPEAYATFTTERKESDLIYAISEKIGLENAIKTFAKGDY; this is translated from the coding sequence ATGAGTAGTGTATTTAATTTAGAAGATAAGTTTCCGATTTTAGCCATTGAAGAAAATCAAGTCATTTCAAAAATGGCAGATATAACTTTGTGCTTTGAAGTAGAAATGCCTGAGATTTTTTCATTAAGTGAAACTGATTATGATTATCTGACAGCCCTTTGGGAAAGAGCAATTGCTGTGTTGCCTGTACATACGGTATTACATAAACAAAATTGGTATATAGAAGAAAAATACCACCCAAATTATGATGCTGACTATTTATTAAAAGCAAAAATCATAGCTCATGCCAATGAAAGGCACTTTGCAAACAGGCCATTTTTAAGCAATAAATGTTATTTGTTTCTTACAAAAACAACAGCAGCTATCGAAAAAAATATTTGTACATCATCAAATCTTTTTAAGTCGAGAGCTGTTCCGAAATCACAACTTAACGAAAAAGATAAAAGAGAGTTTTATGAAGCTGTCGGGCAGTTCATTACGATTATTAAAGAATCTGGCTTCTATAAAATAGATGAAATAGGAGGGGAAGAAATTAGTAGAATCCACCAAAATTACATCAATCTCTCTTATTCGGCAGATAGTATTTCAGATATTGACCCACATCAATTCAAAATAGGAGGAAACCATTGTAAAGTTTTAAGTATAAGTCAGTTAGAGGATTTTCCCTCCACAATCTCTAATCAAAACAAATTAGAAAGATACTGCACTGATAAAACATACATTGGGGTTTCATTAGGGGCAAACTTAGGGATTCTATTACCTTTTAGTCATATCTATAACCAAATTATTGTCATTATTGACCATAACGAATTGTTACAAAAGTTAAATCAAGATATTCGACGTTTTACATCTTTATCGACGTATAGCAAAGAGAATCTTATCAACCGTGATTTTAAAGAGACTTTTGTAGAAACAAGCATTGCTGAAAACGAACGAGCTGTTGCAGTTCATGCAAATGTTTTGATTTGGGATAAGGATATAAATGTTTTGGAAGATAATCGTTCGATGGCTTCGGCAGCAATCACCAAAATGGGGTTTAAAGCAAGACAAGCCGAATATGATGGTTTTTTACTTTACTGGAACTGTATTCCGGGCAATGCAGCCGATATAGGTAAAGATAATTTAAGCACTGTATTTAGAGGGCAAGCCGTGTGTTTAATGGCATTGGAAGCCAATTATAAGGATGCAATGTTAAATCAATTTCAAGGAAATCCACAAGGAATGGTTGTAACGGATAGGCTATCAGGAATCCCGTTGATGTTAGATGTTTTTGACGAACCTATGAAAAAAGGGTTAGTTACCAATCGCAATGTAATGATAGTTGGTCCGTCGGGTTCAGGAAAATCATTTTTAACTAATAATTTGATGTATTATCTCTACGAAAGGGGGAGTCATATCACGATTGTAGATACTGGGAACTCGTATAAAAGACTTTGTGAATTAGTAGGAGGGAGATACATTACTTATGACGAGAAAAAACCAATTGCATTTAACCCTTTTCATATTCAAACGTTATTCCCTGACTTAGAAACCAAAGAAAATTTAGTAACAATTCTTGAAGCTCTTTGGAAAGGAGAGGACTCATCTATTAGTACCTCAGAGAATACTACCTTAGATGATATGGTTGTTAGGTTTTATGAAACATTAGTTGACCTCAAACAAAAAGGAAAACAATTCTTTGTCGATTTTAATCTGTTTTTTGACTATTGCAATGAGGTCTATCCTACTGTTTTCAATAAAAATGATGGTAGAGAAAAAGAATTTGACCTAAAAAATTTCCTCTATATTATGCGGAGATATTACAAAAACGGTCAATATGGCTATCTACTTAATAGCCGTGAAAACTTCAACATCGAAGAGCATCCCTTTGTGATTTTTGAGTTAGACAATATCAAAGACCATCCTGTTTTGTTTCCAATTACGAGCATCATCATCATGAATGCTTATGCTCAAAAATTGGTCAAAATGAAAGGATTTTATAAATTTTTGGTTATTGAAGAAGCATGGAAAGCTGTTTCAAATCCAGCTTTTGCACAATTTATGAAATGGGTTTCAAAGACTGCCAGAAAACATGGAGGTGGTTTAGTAACTGTTACTCAAGAATACCAAGATTTAACAAGTGAGCTGGTAAAAGATGCCATTATTAATAACTCACCGACGAAGGTTTTGTTAGATTTCTCTCGATATAAAAATTATATTCAAGATGTTGCCAATACACTTGGGCTTTCACGAGCCGAAACAGATATGCTCCTAAGTGTGAATCAGTCGAATGATGCAGCGAGGAAGTACAAGGAGTTTTTTATAACATTTGGAGGGAATCTATCAAAGGTGTTTGGCTTAGAAGTATCTCCAGAGGCTTATGCCACATTCACAACCGAACGCAAAGAGTCTGATTTGATTTATGCTATCTCTGAAAAAATAGGTTTAGAAAATGCCATAAAAACATTTGCCAAGGGCGACTACTAA